Proteins from a genomic interval of Procambarus clarkii isolate CNS0578487 chromosome 45, FALCON_Pclarkii_2.0, whole genome shotgun sequence:
- the LOC123770077 gene encoding uncharacterized protein T26G10.4-like: MRNTTFHIGETNINCRRNGEETKFLGRPVGFHLLPNSTAIDEFKKLGEAILTSKLAPWQRIDALKTFVFPTTVFAMRTWQLRKGDWQELDDHLRKLIKSTLYLPTRATNDYLYGSAAAGSCGIPLAAEDSDVFVIDSAFKLLTTPDQDTRNIAREDCTKVVTRRLREDATLVNVCQYLSKEAMAQRPTGHETVWSRARNASARLDTKWSADGEELALTCGERTMTRKERRLVARNIRNHHRGLRDESLQDKPDQGKVMKQVAKVRASSSFIYDGAFTTFADWRFIHRARLNLLPLNVARRFNVNSDKRCRRCKNPNETTTRP, encoded by the coding sequence ATGAGAAATACGACTTTCCACATCGGCGAGACAAACATCAACTGCCGTAGGAACGGCGAAGAAACTAAGTTCCTTGGCAGGCCAGTAGGATTCCACCTACTGCCAAATTCTACAGCAATTGATGAATTCAAGAAGCTGGGGGAAGCCATACTGACCAGCAAGTTGGCGCCCTGGCAAAGGATTGATGCTCTAAAGACCTTTGTATTCCCTACGACGGTATTTGCAATGCGAACGTGGCAGCTGAGAAAAGGAGATTGGCAGGAACTCGATGATCACCTACGAAAATTAATCAAGTCAACGCTCTATCTCCCGACCCGAGCTACAAATGACTACCTATATGGCAGCGCAGCGGCAGGCTCCTGTGGAATCCCCCTTGCTGCAGAGGACTCAGACGTGTTTGTGATTGATTCGGCCTTCAAACTTCTTACTACGCCGGACCAAGACACAAGAAACATCGCGAGAGAAGACTGCACCAAGGTCGTGACCCGGAGACTACGAGAAGACGCTACATTAGTGAATGTCTGCCAATATCTGTCCAAGGAAGCAATGGCTCAGCGGCCGACTGGTCACGAAACAGTCTGGTCCAGAGCAAGAAATGCATCTGCAAGACTAGACACGAAATGGTCTGCCGACGGCGAAGAGCTAGCACTAACATGCGGGGAACGGACCATGACAAGGAAGGAAAGAAGACTCGTGGCAAGGAACATCCGCAATCACCATCGTGGACTCAGAGACGAAAGCCTGCAGGACAAGCCGGACCAAGGAAAAGTGATGAAGCAAGTCGCAAAAGTCCGAGCCTCGTCCTCCTTCATCTACGACGGAGCATTCACTACCTTCGCAGACTGGAGGTTCATCCACAGGGCTAGGCTTAATCTCCTCCCCCTCAATGTAGCAAGGCGCTTCAATGTTAACTCTGATAAACGTTGCAGGCGTTGCAAGAACCCAAACGAGACTACCACACGTCCTTAA